The nucleotide sequence CACCGGCAGCGACCCGGAGCTGGCCAGGGGCACCCTGCGCTTCTCGCTCGGCCACACCTCGACCCGGGCGGACGTCGAAGCCGTGGCGGCGGCGATCGGCCCGGCGGTCGAGCGCGCCCGCAGCGCCGGCCTGAGCTGAGCCCCCTCGGTCCGGCTCGCGGGTTCAGCTCGCGGCGGAGATCCGCCTCGGCGGGGGCGGCGCGGCCGCCTCGCGCACCAGCTTCAGATAGCGGCTCCAGTCCCAGTACCGGCCGGGATCGGTGTGATCAGTGCCGGGGACCTCGACATGGCCGATGATGTGCTTACGGTCGACGGGTATCCCGTACCGCTTGCAGATGTCCGCGGTCAGCCGGGCCGACGAGCGGTACATCGCGTCCGTGAACGACGTCGGCCGGTCCACCCAGCCCTCGTGCTCGATCCCTATGCTGCGCTCGTTGTACGAGCGGTTCCCCGCGTGGAACGCGACGTCCAGCTCGCGGATCATCTGCGCCACATGACCGTCCTTGCGCACCACGTAGTGCGCAGCCGCCGCGTGCGCCGGGTCCTTGAACACCTTCAGCGCGACCGCGTAGCTGCCCTGCACCACATGGATCACCACGCGGTCGACGGTGTAGTCGGCGGGGCGGTCGGCCCGCCGGTAGTTCGCCGGGGAGGCGGAGACCCACTGGGCGCCCGCGAAATCCAGCTCACCCGGGGTGCGCGGCTTCTCGGCGAGCGGCGACCGCCACCAGGCGCGGGTCAGCTGCTCCCGCGCCAGACCGGCCCCGCCCAGCACGGCGAGCCCGCCGCCGATCAGCAGACCGCGCCTGCCGATCCGGTGCTCACCTGCGGCTTCGCCGCTCGTCTTCTCGCCCATATGGTCGTCAACGCATACTCGCGCGACTGTGGTTCCCGCCGGGCCGTACTCTGGTGAGGCTATGACTCAGAATCCCCAGCGCCCCCTCCGTGTCCTGGCCGCGATGTCGGGCGGCGTGGACTCCGCCGTCGCCGCCGCCCGCGCCGCCGAGGCGGGGCACGACGTGACCGGCGTACACCTGGCCCTCTCGGCGAATCCGCAGTCGTTCCGCACCGGAGCGCGCGGCTGCTGCACCATCGAGGACTCCCGCGACGCGCGCCGCGCGGCGGACGTCATCGGTATCCCCTTCTACGTCTGGGACCTCGCCGAACGCTTCCGCGAGGACGTCGTGGACGACTTCGTCGCCGAGTACGAGGCGGGCCGCACGCCCAACCCCTGTCTGCGCTGCAACGAGAAGATCAAGTTCGCCGCGCTGCTGGACAAGGCGCTCGCCCTCGGCTTCGACGCCGTGTGCACGGGCCACTACGCGACGGTCGTCACGGGGGCCGACGGCGCGCGTGAGCTGCACCGCGCGAGCGACATGGCCAAGGACCAGTCGTACGTGCTCGGCGTCCTGGACGAGCGGCAGCTCGCCCACGCCATGTTCCCGCTCGGGGACACCCTCACCACCAAGGGCGAGATCCGCGAAGAGGCGCAGCGGCGCGGTCTCGCCGTCGCGAAGAAGCCGGACAGCCACGACATCTGCTTCATCGCCGACGGCGACACCCAGGGCTTCCTCGCCAAGCGCCTCGGCGCGGCGGAGGGCGACATCGTGGACGAGGCGGGAACGAAGCTCGGCAGCCACGACGGCGCCTTCGGCTTCACCATCGGCCAGCGCAAGGGGCTGCGCATCGGCCACCCGGCCGCCGACGGCAAGCCGCGCTACGTGCTGGACATCTCGCCCGTCGACAACACCGTGACGGTCGGCCCCGCCGACGCCCTCGACGTCCTGGAGCTGACGGCGGTCAAGCCCCGCTGGTGCGGCACGGCGCCGGCCGGATCCGCCGCGTACACGGCCCAGTTGCGGGCCCACGGCGGCGAGACGCCGGTGACGGCGGAGCTGGTGGACGGCACCCTGCGGGTCACGTTCGAGGAGCCGGTACGGGGCGTGGC is from Streptomyces sp. NBC_00370 and encodes:
- a CDS encoding N-acetylmuramoyl-L-alanine amidase; the encoded protein is MGEKTSGEAAGEHRIGRRGLLIGGGLAVLGGAGLAREQLTRAWWRSPLAEKPRTPGELDFAGAQWVSASPANYRRADRPADYTVDRVVIHVVQGSYAVALKVFKDPAHAAAAHYVVRKDGHVAQMIRELDVAFHAGNRSYNERSIGIEHEGWVDRPTSFTDAMYRSSARLTADICKRYGIPVDRKHIIGHVEVPGTDHTDPGRYWDWSRYLKLVREAAAPPPPRRISAAS
- the mnmA gene encoding tRNA 2-thiouridine(34) synthase MnmA — its product is MTQNPQRPLRVLAAMSGGVDSAVAAARAAEAGHDVTGVHLALSANPQSFRTGARGCCTIEDSRDARRAADVIGIPFYVWDLAERFREDVVDDFVAEYEAGRTPNPCLRCNEKIKFAALLDKALALGFDAVCTGHYATVVTGADGARELHRASDMAKDQSYVLGVLDERQLAHAMFPLGDTLTTKGEIREEAQRRGLAVAKKPDSHDICFIADGDTQGFLAKRLGAAEGDIVDEAGTKLGSHDGAFGFTIGQRKGLRIGHPAADGKPRYVLDISPVDNTVTVGPADALDVLELTAVKPRWCGTAPAGSAAYTAQLRAHGGETPVTAELVDGTLRVTFEEPVRGVAPGQAVVLYDGTRVVGSATIATTVRRKTALAG